A region from the Sphingopyxis lindanitolerans genome encodes:
- a CDS encoding DUF1476 domain-containing protein, with protein sequence MSAFDDRKRAEEAKYVRDQDVLFRITARRNRLVGEWAAERMGLTPEETDAYAKAVVQADFEEAGDEDVIRKLAGDLTAAQVEISDAEIRAALNEKSAEARRQFIDSEN encoded by the coding sequence ATGAGCGCATTCGACGATCGTAAACGGGCCGAGGAAGCGAAATATGTGCGCGACCAGGACGTGCTGTTCCGCATCACGGCGCGCCGCAACCGGCTGGTCGGCGAATGGGCCGCCGAACGCATGGGCCTGACCCCCGAAGAGACCGACGCTTATGCCAAGGCGGTGGTGCAGGCCGATTTCGAGGAAGCGGGCGACGAGGATGTGATCCGCAAGCTGGCGGGCGACCTGACCGCCGCGCAGGTCGAGATCAGCGACGCCGAAATCCGCGCCGCGCTCAACGAAAAGAGCGCCGAGGCGCGGCGCCAGTTCATCGACAGCGAGAATTGA
- a CDS encoding BolA/IbaG family iron-sulfur metabolism protein has protein sequence MGMREDELKTMIEAALPGAVVTITDLAGDNDHYSAHIVSESFRGLTRVAQHKAVYAALGGRMGGELHALQLTTVVPS, from the coding sequence ATGGGCATGCGCGAGGATGAGCTGAAGACGATGATCGAGGCGGCGCTTCCGGGCGCGGTCGTGACGATCACCGATCTGGCGGGCGACAACGACCATTATTCGGCGCATATCGTCAGCGAATCCTTTCGCGGCCTGACCCGCGTCGCGCAGCATAAGGCGGTCTATGCCGCGCTCGGCGGACGCATGGGCGGCGAACTTCATGCCTTGCAATTGACCACCGTCGTTCCTTCATAG
- the grxD gene encoding Grx4 family monothiol glutaredoxin yields MSETATPQATGDRIAKLVADHPVLLFMKGTPLFPQCGFSSRAIAMLDRLGVEYDTVDVLQDMDVRQGIKEFSDWPTIPQLYVKGEFVGGSDIMMEMWEAGELHQLMDGVPTRAE; encoded by the coding sequence ATGAGCGAGACCGCCACCCCCCAAGCCACTGGCGACCGCATTGCGAAGCTGGTCGCCGACCATCCCGTGCTGTTGTTCATGAAGGGCACGCCGCTGTTTCCGCAATGCGGCTTTTCGTCGCGCGCGATCGCGATGCTCGACCGCCTCGGCGTCGAATATGACACCGTCGACGTGCTTCAGGACATGGACGTCCGCCAGGGGATCAAGGAATTTTCGGACTGGCCGACGATCCCCCAGCTTTATGTGAAGGGCGAATTCGTCGGCGGCAGCGACATCATGATGGAGATGTGGGAAGCCGGCGAACTGCACCAGTTGATGGACGGCGTTCCGACGCGGGCGGAATAG
- a CDS encoding cytochrome c biogenesis protein DipZ, which produces MILFLLAYLGGALTIVSPCILPVLPFVFARADQPFARSGLPLLLGMAITFAGVATLAVVGGGWVVQANAYGRVAALVVLGLFGLLLLFPSLADRATRPLVALGARLSQNTAGPARSTFLSSLLLGVATGLLWAPCAGPVLGLLLTGAALQGASAQTSLLLLAYALGAATSLALALLVGGRVFAAMKRSIRAGEWLRRGLGAAVLAGVIAIGFGLDTGLLTRLSLASTARFEQSLLDRLHPEGAMPKAMPGADALADKGPFPSLAGATGWMNSPPLTAEGLRGKVVLIDFWTYSCINCLRTLPYVKAWDAKYRDKGLVVIGVHTPEFAFERDPANVRKAIADLGIPYPVALDNRYAIWRGFDNQYWPAHYFIDAKGRVRAARFGEGHYAESERIIQRLIAENGGAVGTMDAVEVAATGVGEAESARKDRSPETYVGYARAANFVSPGGFVRDARHDYVLPALTQRNDWALGGAWVVGGEHAVSAAPGARIAFRFRGRDLHLVLGAADAKAPVRFRVTIDGKAPGADHGLDVDAAGNGVVTGQRLYQLVRQQGPRERSFQIEFQDPGVQAFAFTFG; this is translated from the coding sequence ATGATCCTTTTCCTTCTTGCCTATCTGGGCGGTGCGCTGACGATCGTCAGCCCGTGCATCCTGCCGGTGCTACCCTTCGTCTTTGCGCGCGCCGATCAGCCGTTCGCGCGCAGCGGGCTGCCGCTCCTGCTCGGGATGGCGATCACCTTTGCCGGGGTCGCGACGCTGGCGGTGGTCGGCGGCGGCTGGGTCGTTCAGGCCAATGCCTATGGGCGCGTCGCGGCGCTCGTCGTCCTCGGCCTGTTCGGGCTGCTGCTGTTGTTCCCGTCGCTCGCCGACCGCGCGACGCGGCCGCTGGTCGCGCTGGGCGCCCGGCTGTCGCAAAATACCGCGGGGCCTGCGCGCTCGACCTTCCTCTCCTCGCTGCTGCTTGGGGTCGCGACCGGGCTTTTGTGGGCGCCGTGCGCGGGGCCGGTGCTCGGCCTGCTGCTGACCGGCGCGGCCTTGCAGGGCGCGAGCGCGCAGACGTCGCTGCTGCTGCTTGCCTATGCGCTCGGCGCGGCGACGTCGCTCGCGCTCGCGCTGCTCGTCGGCGGGCGCGTGTTCGCGGCGATGAAGCGGTCGATCCGCGCCGGCGAATGGCTGCGCCGGGGGTTGGGCGCGGCGGTGCTGGCGGGGGTGATCGCGATCGGGTTCGGCCTCGACACCGGGCTGCTGACCCGGCTGTCGCTCGCGAGCACGGCGCGTTTCGAGCAGTCGCTGCTCGACCGGCTGCACCCCGAAGGCGCGATGCCGAAGGCGATGCCGGGCGCCGATGCGCTGGCCGACAAGGGGCCGTTTCCATCGCTCGCGGGGGCGACCGGCTGGATGAACTCGCCGCCGCTGACGGCCGAGGGGCTGCGCGGCAAGGTCGTGCTGATCGATTTCTGGACCTATTCGTGCATCAACTGCCTGCGCACGCTGCCCTATGTGAAGGCGTGGGACGCGAAATATCGCGACAAGGGGCTGGTCGTGATCGGGGTGCATACGCCCGAATTCGCGTTCGAGCGCGATCCCGCCAATGTCCGCAAGGCGATCGCCGACCTTGGCATTCCCTATCCGGTCGCGCTTGACAATCGCTATGCGATCTGGCGCGGCTTCGACAATCAATATTGGCCCGCCCATTATTTCATCGACGCCAAGGGGCGGGTGCGCGCCGCGCGCTTTGGCGAGGGCCATTATGCCGAATCCGAACGGATCATCCAGCGGCTGATCGCCGAAAATGGCGGCGCGGTGGGGACGATGGACGCGGTCGAGGTCGCCGCGACCGGCGTCGGCGAGGCCGAAAGCGCGCGCAAGGACCGCTCGCCCGAAACCTATGTCGGCTATGCCCGCGCGGCGAATTTCGTCTCGCCGGGCGGCTTCGTGCGCGATGCGCGGCACGATTATGTGCTGCCCGCGCTCACGCAGCGCAACGATTGGGCGCTTGGCGGCGCGTGGGTCGTCGGCGGTGAGCATGCGGTGTCGGCGGCGCCCGGCGCGCGCATCGCCTTTCGCTTTCGCGGCCGCGACCTGCACCTTGTCCTCGGCGCCGCCGACGCAAAGGCGCCGGTGCGCTTCCGGGTGACGATCGACGGCAAGGCGCCGGGCGCCGATCATGGCCTCGATGTCGATGCGGCGGGGAATGGCGTGGTGACCGGCCAGCGGCTCTACCAGCTCGTGCGCCAGCAGGGACCACGCGAGCGCAGCTTCCAGATCGAATTTCAGGATCCCGGTGTGCAGGCGTTCGCCTTCACCTTTGGCTGA
- a CDS encoding MBL fold metallo-hydrolase: MSEDKPWPDTIRAGECEQHEPLVRRVLAPNPSPYTFTGTQTWIVGAGSDVAVIDPGPTGSGMSIGDPPDANGTGHVDAILRATQGQRVAAILCTHTHRDHSPAAAPLQAATGAPIIGCAPLALTDDGPRADSAFDPDYAPDHVLADGERVAGDGWTLEAVATPGHTSNHLCFALVESGALFTGDHVMAWSTSVVSPPDGDMAAYMASLSKLYERSDRVYYPAHGPAVTKPRQLVRGMLGHRRQRERQILRELEKGAAVIPVMVGHMYKGLDPRLTGAAGRSVLAHLLDLKARGLVRAHEEQWELA; encoded by the coding sequence ATGAGCGAAGACAAGCCCTGGCCCGACACGATCCGCGCCGGCGAGTGCGAGCAGCACGAGCCGCTGGTGCGCCGCGTGCTCGCGCCCAATCCGTCGCCCTATACCTTCACCGGCACCCAGACCTGGATCGTCGGCGCGGGGAGCGACGTCGCGGTGATCGATCCGGGGCCGACGGGATCGGGGATGAGCATCGGCGATCCGCCCGACGCCAACGGCACGGGGCACGTCGATGCGATCCTGCGCGCGACCCAAGGTCAGCGCGTCGCCGCGATCCTGTGCACCCACACCCACCGCGATCATAGCCCCGCCGCCGCGCCGCTCCAGGCGGCGACCGGCGCGCCGATCATCGGCTGCGCGCCGCTCGCGCTGACCGACGACGGGCCGCGCGCCGACTCCGCCTTCGATCCCGACTATGCCCCTGACCATGTGCTGGCCGACGGCGAGCGCGTCGCGGGCGACGGCTGGACGCTCGAAGCGGTCGCGACGCCGGGGCACACGTCGAACCATCTCTGTTTTGCGTTGGTCGAAAGCGGCGCACTGTTCACCGGCGACCATGTCATGGCCTGGTCGACCAGCGTCGTCAGCCCGCCCGACGGCGACATGGCGGCCTATATGGCGAGCCTGTCGAAGCTTTATGAGCGCAGCGACCGCGTCTATTATCCGGCGCACGGTCCCGCGGTGACCAAGCCGCGGCAGCTTGTGCGCGGCATGCTGGGGCACCGCAGGCAGCGCGAGCGGCAGATATTGCGCGAACTGGAAAAGGGCGCGGCTGTGATCCCGGTCATGGTCGGCCATATGTACAAGGGGCTTGATCCGCGCCTGACGGGTGCGGCCGGCCGTTCGGTGCTGGCGCATCTGCTCGACCTGAAGGCGCGGGGACTGGTCCGCGCCCACGAAGAGCAATGGGAGCTTGCATGA
- a CDS encoding DUF4230 domain-containing protein, producing the protein MTDRTDPSPAPRLLPRLILLAAAALLALAAWWTVSAWRDWQRGYDPQTVVAASLQGLQEQNVLVPFTARYVAVVTSTQARLGLEAKKTLIMPGTVRYELDLGSLKPSDLDWDSGVNALTVTLPPLRLAGPEIDIDAISEYRDGVILLTLTDAEKTLDAANRKAAQAELIKQARGTTPMRLAQNAARVAIEQSFAMPLKAAGIDAKVTARFAGAPPR; encoded by the coding sequence ATGACCGACAGGACCGACCCCTCTCCCGCCCCGCGCCTGTTGCCGCGCCTGATCCTGCTCGCCGCCGCGGCGCTGCTCGCGCTCGCCGCGTGGTGGACGGTGTCCGCCTGGCGCGACTGGCAGCGCGGCTATGATCCCCAGACGGTGGTCGCCGCGAGCTTGCAGGGGTTGCAGGAACAAAATGTCCTCGTCCCCTTTACCGCGCGCTATGTCGCGGTCGTGACCTCGACGCAGGCGCGCCTCGGGCTGGAGGCGAAAAAGACGCTGATCATGCCGGGAACCGTGCGTTACGAGCTCGATCTCGGCAGCCTGAAGCCGTCCGATCTCGACTGGGACTCGGGCGTCAACGCGCTGACCGTCACGCTGCCGCCGCTGCGCCTCGCCGGGCCGGAAATCGATATCGACGCGATCAGCGAATATCGCGACGGCGTCATCCTGCTGACGCTGACCGACGCCGAAAAAACGCTCGACGCCGCGAACCGCAAGGCGGCGCAGGCGGAACTGATCAAGCAGGCGAGGGGGACGACCCCGATGCGGCTGGCGCAGAATGCCGCGCGCGTGGCGATCGAACAGAGCTTTGCCATGCCGCTGAAGGCCGCGGGGATCGACGCCAAGGTGACGGCGCGTTTCGCGGGCGCGCCGCCGCGCTGA
- the nadA gene encoding quinolinate synthase NadA, translating into MTAPIRESLSGLDLRAEIDRLRKDRNAVILAHYYQKPEIQDLADFVGDSLELSRKAADTDADVIAFCGVKFMAETAKILSPEKIVVLPDMDAGCSLEDSCPPEQFKRFRDAHPDHIALTYINCSAAVKALSDVIVTSSSAETIISQIPPEQKIIFGPDRHLGGYLNRKFGRDMLLWPGVCIVHEAFSETELLKLKAQHPDAPVAAHPECPPYIIDHADYVGSTSGILQFAKTFAGDTLIVATEPHIIHQMEKALPEKSFIGAPGADGNCNCNICPYMALNTMEKLYLALRDLQPRIEMDETLRLGAKKSLDRMLEMASGTVGKGDLGRA; encoded by the coding sequence ATGACTGCTCCCATCCGCGAGTCTCTCTCGGGCCTCGACCTGCGCGCCGAAATCGACCGCCTCCGCAAGGACCGCAACGCCGTCATCCTCGCGCATTATTACCAGAAGCCCGAGATTCAGGATCTCGCCGATTTCGTCGGCGATTCGCTCGAGCTGTCGCGCAAGGCGGCGGACACCGACGCCGACGTCATCGCCTTTTGCGGGGTCAAGTTCATGGCCGAGACCGCGAAGATATTGTCGCCCGAAAAGATCGTCGTGCTGCCCGACATGGATGCGGGGTGCAGCCTCGAGGACAGTTGTCCGCCCGAACAGTTCAAACGTTTCCGCGACGCGCACCCCGATCATATCGCGCTGACCTATATCAATTGCTCGGCGGCGGTGAAGGCGCTCAGCGACGTCATCGTCACCTCGTCGAGCGCCGAGACGATCATCAGCCAGATCCCGCCCGAGCAGAAGATCATCTTTGGCCCCGACCGCCACCTCGGCGGCTATCTCAACCGCAAGTTCGGGCGCGACATGCTGCTGTGGCCGGGCGTGTGCATCGTCCACGAGGCGTTCAGCGAAACCGAGCTGCTGAAGCTCAAGGCGCAGCATCCGGACGCGCCGGTCGCGGCGCATCCCGAATGCCCGCCCTATATCATCGACCATGCCGACTATGTCGGGTCGACCAGCGGCATCCTGCAGTTCGCCAAGACCTTTGCCGGCGACACGCTGATCGTCGCGACCGAGCCGCACATCATCCACCAGATGGAAAAGGCGCTGCCCGAAAAGAGCTTCATCGGTGCGCCGGGGGCCGACGGCAACTGCAACTGCAACATCTGCCCCTATATGGCGCTCAACACGATGGAAAAGCTCTACCTCGCGCTGCGCGACCTGCAGCCGCGGATCGAGATGGACGAGACGCTGCGCCTGGGCGCGAAGAAAAGCCTCGACCGGATGCTCGAGATGGCGTCGGGGACGGTGGGGAAGGGCGATTTGGGGCGGGCTTGA
- a CDS encoding GlsB/YeaQ/YmgE family stress response membrane protein — MIDFIIALVMGGIIGWLASIVMRTDAQQGIFLNIIVGCIGSILGRLLLGGVFGGGHLRGDAFDWRTLVTAFIGAIILLAIVNLIRRGSVR, encoded by the coding sequence ATGATTGATTTCATTATCGCACTCGTCATGGGCGGCATCATCGGCTGGCTCGCCAGCATCGTGATGCGCACCGATGCCCAGCAGGGCATCTTCCTCAACATCATCGTCGGTTGTATCGGCTCGATCCTCGGTCGGCTGCTGCTCGGCGGTGTCTTCGGCGGCGGCCATTTGCGCGGCGACGCCTTCGATTGGCGAACGCTGGTGACGGCCTTCATCGGCGCGATCATCCTGCTCGCCATCGTCAACCTGATCCGGCGCGGCAGCGTGCGCTGA
- a CDS encoding efflux RND transporter periplasmic adaptor subunit — protein sequence MNYERKVDSMDSLAGTQSFYEETDNRRKRTRLIVAVVLIVLALAAAWFAFSSVKGDGAAPAGGPGAQAVPHVTVMIPGRVPVVAAIAVNGTIAARREMPVGIAGEGGQVVRVLVEPGQWVGAGQTLAVLDRSVQTQQAASLSASIKVAQADANLAQSELDRAQALVGRGFISKADLDRKRATRDSANARVRVAQAQYQEAVARNGRLNIVAPAAGLVLTRQVEPGQVVGAGAGVLFRMAKGGEMEMLAQLAEADLQRVKIGTRATVTPVGSDLKIAGQVWQVSPIVNMDTRQGTVRIAIPYSSALRPGGFADARLVAGSGEAPLLPESAVQSGPEGNFVLIVGKDDKVERRAVKVGTVTDGGVSIASGLAGTEKVIVLAGAFLNPGDKVKPVLQKSAQ from the coding sequence GTGAACTACGAACGGAAAGTGGATTCGATGGACAGCCTGGCGGGGACGCAAAGCTTTTACGAAGAGACGGACAATCGCCGCAAGCGGACGCGGCTGATCGTCGCCGTCGTGCTGATCGTCCTGGCGCTCGCGGCGGCCTGGTTCGCCTTTTCGAGCGTCAAGGGCGACGGCGCGGCGCCGGCGGGCGGCCCCGGAGCGCAGGCGGTTCCCCATGTGACCGTCATGATTCCGGGCCGCGTGCCGGTCGTTGCCGCGATCGCGGTGAACGGCACGATCGCGGCGCGGCGCGAGATGCCGGTCGGCATCGCGGGCGAGGGCGGGCAGGTGGTTCGCGTGCTCGTCGAGCCCGGCCAGTGGGTCGGCGCCGGGCAGACGCTCGCCGTCCTCGACCGGTCGGTGCAGACGCAGCAGGCGGCCAGCCTGTCGGCGTCGATCAAGGTGGCGCAGGCCGACGCCAATCTGGCCCAGTCTGAACTCGATCGCGCGCAGGCGCTGGTCGGCCGCGGTTTCATCTCGAAGGCCGATCTCGACCGCAAGCGCGCAACCCGCGATTCAGCGAACGCGCGCGTCCGCGTCGCGCAGGCGCAATATCAGGAAGCCGTCGCGCGCAACGGCCGGCTCAACATCGTCGCGCCCGCGGCGGGACTGGTGCTGACGCGCCAGGTCGAGCCCGGTCAGGTCGTCGGCGCGGGCGCCGGCGTCCTGTTCCGCATGGCGAAGGGCGGCGAGATGGAAATGCTCGCGCAGCTTGCCGAAGCCGACCTCCAGCGCGTCAAGATCGGCACCCGCGCGACGGTTACCCCGGTTGGCAGCGACCTGAAGATCGCGGGCCAGGTGTGGCAGGTGTCCCCGATCGTCAACATGGACACGCGGCAGGGCACGGTGCGCATCGCGATTCCCTATAGCAGCGCGCTGCGCCCCGGCGGCTTTGCCGACGCGCGGCTCGTGGCGGGCTCGGGCGAGGCGCCGCTGCTTCCCGAAAGCGCGGTGCAAAGCGGCCCCGAGGGCAATTTCGTGCTGATCGTCGGCAAGGACGACAAGGTCGAACGGCGCGCCGTGAAGGTCGGCACGGTCACCGACGGCGGCGTGTCGATCGCATCGGGCCTGGCCGGTACCGAAAAGGTCATCGTGCTCGCGGGCGCTTTCCTCAATCCCGGCGACAAGGTGAAGCCGGTGTTGCAGAAATCCGCGCAGTAA